In Odontesthes bonariensis isolate fOdoBon6 chromosome 22, fOdoBon6.hap1, whole genome shotgun sequence, one genomic interval encodes:
- the rc3h2 gene encoding roquin-2 isoform X1, translating into MPVQAAQWTEFLSCPICYNEFDSSGHQPISLGCSHTVCKTCLHKLHRKACPFDQTPISTDIDLLPVNCALLQLVGAEVPGVQPVSLSSAAEVEHYEVCRVCVEELALYLKPISGAKGVANLSPSVLSRPMQRKLVTLVNCQLVEEEGRVRAVRACRSLGERTVTELILQHQNPQQLSANLWAAVRARGCQFLGPAMQEDALKLVLLALEDGSALSRKVLVLFVVQKLEARFPQASKTSIGHVVQLLYRASCFKVTKRDEDSSLMQLKEEFRTYEALRREHDAQIVHIAMEAGLRISPEQWSSLLYGDLVHKSHMQSIIDKLQSPESFAKSVQELTIVLQRTGDPANLTSLRPHLELLANIDHNPDAPTPSWEELENVMLAVKQVVHGLVEFIQNFSKKSHDTPQPQANSKYKTSMCRDLRQQGGCPRGTNCTFAHTQDELEKFRLRNKKSGSVGRAFPLAPGVMNKNFTMEGSMHNDVSAGVEQGLKSTGENSAMTEGIPSLTHPSLISRGADMMEELKRPVTNGTSAANGSSRLSGTNRTTSGSTEQKPISPPRTPISHSSASSPSCTAGHADGAAPHPRHGQFILPSPHPSQASELYYQETHPTYDTAHYPPTSGSYYPSTLHPPHKPCMARFLRSSNVPESSLPPSMGPPSSSYLNDPQTPHMPSSSSSGYPPHPPRDRMGAAAFHPHPGQPQYGPLGPAHGVYAPLYDSRRVWRPQLYHREDARSNSLPPEVLHSSVYQPPLRERFNSLDSNYCSGAEHRPGLHRDYGRVPLGYEDLFRRKQEQWASHHHHHNASRPSQSSPIFTIDFQTESVESSGGQCAGCRFRGEESLAHYSPWSCGTIGPCLSPFEPETHTHTSAHSCSERPVRPLTHLQAGDNAHASRDKLFFKLRYTQELDSNESGGGGNSGKRWLHSLDHYRRLKDEDPIIPFSEGPIISKWGAISRASRTGYHTTDPVQATACQGSASTTPINFKDYNSHLDHRDYRWSSRGSDSSSHSSFPESEHLCGSELHGRRTSISSGEKIVSDLQAHRTAFSQNRERAESEPDPDRDIELELRALDMEDSDHQDIKSQDSLDLATPQSQDASHLLPPPCSSPLLQSPAEEHPQTEGLMTEKMDAHLLKKMAFRKSLSPGGLVSGGLGIGKLVLRAGPPRLGDASTRACPETPEMLLNGS; encoded by the exons ATGCCAGTGCAGGCGGCCCAGTGGACAGAATTTTTGTCCTGTCCCATCTGCTACAATGAGTTTGACAGCAGCGGCCACCAGCCCATCAGTCTGGGATGCTCCCACACGGTGTGTAAGACCTGCCTCCACAAACTGCACCGCAAGGCCTGTCCCTTTGATCAGACGCCGATCAGCACCGACATCGACCTGCTGCCGGTCAACTGCGCCCTGTTGCAGCTGGTCGGGGCTGAG GTCCCAGGTGTTCAGCCGGTTAGCCTGAGCAGTGCAGCGGAGGTTGAGCACTACGAGGTCTGCCGGGTTTGTGTAGAAGAGCTGGCTCTCTACCTGAAACCTATCAGCGGCGCAAAAG GCGTAGCGAACCTGAGTCCAAGCGTGCTCAGCCGGCCCATGCAGAGGAAGCTGGTGACGCTGGTAAACTGCCAGCTGGTGGAGGAAGAGGGACGTGTTCGGGCGGTGCGGGCATGCCGGTCTCTGGGGGAACGCACAGTAACTGAGCTCATCTTGCAGCACCAAAACCCCCAGCAGCTCTCTGCGAACCTCTGGGCGGCGGTGAGGGCGCGCGGCTGCCAGTTTCTGGGACCTG CTATGCAAGAAGATGCACTGAAGCTGGTTCTGCTTGCTCTGGAGGACGGTTCAGCTTTGTCCAGGAAGgtgttggttttgtttgttgtcCAGAAGCTCGAGGCCCGGTTCCCCCAGGCCTCTAAAACCAGCATTGGGCATGTGGTGCAGCTGCTGTACAGGGCCTCCTGCTTCAAG GTGACGAAGCGTGATGAAGACTCCTCTCTGATGCAGCTGAAGGAGGAGTTTCGTACGTACGAGGCTCTGAGGAGAGAACACGATGCTCAGATCGTCCACATCGCCATGGAAGCGGGCCTTCGAATCTCACCTGAGCAGTGGTCCTCTCTGTTGTATGGAGACCTGGTCCACAAGTCGCATATGCAGTCCATCATTGACAAG TTGCAGTCTCCCGAATCATTTGCAAAGAGCGTTCAGGAGCTGACAATCGTTCTGCAGAGGACAGGAGACCCCGCCAACCTCACAAGCCTTAGACCACACCTAGAGCTCCTGGCCAACATAGACCACAACCCAG ATGCTCCCACACCGTCATGGGAAGAGCTGGAAAATGTCATGCTGGCTGTAAAGCAGGTGGTTCACGGACTGGTGGAATTCATTCAAAACTTTAGCAAGAAGAGCCACGACACTCCGCAG CCTCAGGCCAACAGCAAGTATAAAACCAGCATGTGCCGAGATCTTCGTCAGCAGGGTGGGTGTCCGCGAGGAACCAACTGTACATTTGCACACACGCAAGATGAGCTGGAAAA ATTCAGACTGAGGAACAAGAAGAGCGGCAGCGTGGGTCGTGCCTTCCCTCTAGCCCCGGGTGTCATGAATAAAAACTTCACCATGGAGGGCAGTATGCACAATGATGTGTCTGCAGGAGTGGAGCAGGGTCTCAAAAGCACAGGAGAGAACTCAGCCATGACAGAAGGAATCCCCAGCCTGACTCACCCATCGCTGATCTCTAGAGGGGCAGACATGATGGAGGAACTGAAGAGACCTGTGACAAATGGAACCAGTGCGGCTAATGGGTCCAGCAGGCTGTCTGGCACTAACAGGACTACATCAGGGTCAACAGAGCA GAAGCCCATCTCTCCTCCCAGGACTCCAATCAGCCACTCATCAGCGTCGTCTCCCTCGTGCACAGCTGGCCACGCTGATGGTGCTGCTCCCCACCCTAGACACGGTCAGTTCATTTTGCCCTCACCACATCCCTCTCAGGCGTCAGAGCTGTACTACCAGGAGACCCACCCTACGTACGACACGGCCCACTATCCACCAACCT CAGGTTCCTACTATCCATCTACTCTTCATCCCCCTCACAAACCTTGTATGGCTCGCTTCCTCCGATCCTCCAACGTCCCAGAATCCTCTCTACCGCCTTCCATGGGCCCTCCGTCGTCTTCTTACCTTAACGACCCTCAGACTCCACACATGCCCTCTTCCTCTTCGTCGGGGTACCCGCCTCACCCGCCAAGAGATCGGATGGGAGCTGCTGCCTTCCATCCTCACCCGGGGCAGCCTCAGTATGGGCCCTTGGGTCCTGCTCATGGTGTTTACGCTCCCCTCTATGACAGCAGGAGAGTTTGGAGGCCTCAG CTGTACCACAGAGAGGATGCCAGGAGTAACTCACTGCCTCCAGAGGTGCTGCATTCCTCTGTCTACCAGCCTCCACTCAGGGAGAGATTCAACTCTCTAGATAGCAACTACTGTTCAGGAGCTGAACACCGTCCAGGGCTACACAGG GACTATGGACGTGTTCCTCTCGGCTACGAGGATCTGTTCAGAAGGAAGCAGGAACAGTGGGCTagtcatcatcaccatcacaatGCCAGCAGGCCCTCCCAGTCTTCCCCCATCTTCACCATAGACTTTCAAACAGAG TCTGTGGAAAGCAGCGGAGGTCAGTGTGCGGGGTGCAGGTTCAGAGGTGAGGAAAGCTTGGCGCACTACTCTCCGTGGTCCTGCGGTACCATCGGGCCGTGCCTCAGCCCCTTCGAGCCTGAAACTCACACCCACACCTCGGCTCACTCCTGCTCGGAGCGCCCGGTGAGACCCCTCACACACCTGCAAGCAGGCGATAACGCTCACGCATCCAGAgacaaattgttttttaaacttcGATACACGCAGGAGTTGGACAGTAACGAAAGTGGAGGTGGTGGCAATAGTGGGAAACGGTGGCTGCATTCGTTGGATCACTACCGGCGCTTAAAAGATGAGGACCCAATCATTCCCTTTAGTGAGGGGCCCATTATCTCGAAGTGGGGTGCCATCTCAAGGGCATCTCGCACGGGCTACCACACCACTGACCCTGTCCAAGCCACAGCCTGCCAGGGCAGCGCCAGCACCACACCCATCAACTTTAAAG ATTACAACTCCCACCTGGATCACAGGGACTACAGGTGGAGTTCCAGAGGATCAGACTCTTCGAGCCACTCCAGTTTCCCTGAGAG TGAGCACCTTTGTGGATCAGAGCTGCACGGTCGTCGAACTTCAATAAGCAGTGGAGAAAAAATTGTGTCTGATCTGCAAGCTCATCGGACCGCCTTCAGCCAGAATCGGGAGCGGGCCGAGAGTGAGCCAGACCCAGATCGAGACATCGAGCTTGAACTGCGCGCTCTGGACATGGAGGATTCAGACCACCAGGATATCAAGTCTCAG GACTCTTTAGATCTGGCCACCCCACAGTCTCAGGATGCCTCCCACCTCCTCCCGCCTCCCTGCTCATCTCCCCTCCTCCAATCCCCTGCAGAGGAGCACCCCCAAACAGAGGGTCTCATGACAGAAAAGATGGATGCCCACCTACTGAAAAAGATGGCCTTTAG GAAATCTCTGTCTCCAGGAGGGCTGGTCTCTGGAGGCCTTGGCATCGGGAAGCTGGTGCTGCGGGCCGGACCTCCTCGACTCGGCGATGCCTCCACCAGGGCTTGTCCTGAAACACCTGAAATGCTGCTCAATGGAAGCTAA
- the rc3h2 gene encoding roquin-2 isoform X2, whose protein sequence is MPVQAAQWTEFLSCPICYNEFDSSGHQPISLGCSHTVCKTCLHKLHRKACPFDQTPISTDIDLLPVNCALLQLVGAEVPGVQPVSLSSAAEVEHYEVCRVCVEELALYLKPISGAKGVANLSPSVLSRPMQRKLVTLVNCQLVEEEGRVRAVRACRSLGERTVTELILQHQNPQQLSANLWAAVRARGCQFLGPAMQEDALKLVLLALEDGSALSRKVLVLFVVQKLEARFPQASKTSIGHVVQLLYRASCFKVTKRDEDSSLMQLKEEFRTYEALRREHDAQIVHIAMEAGLRISPEQWSSLLYGDLVHKSHMQSIIDKLQSPESFAKSVQELTIVLQRTGDPANLTSLRPHLELLANIDHNPDAPTPSWEELENVMLAVKQVVHGLVEFIQNFSKKSHDTPQPQANSKYKTSMCRDLRQQGGCPRGTNCTFAHTQDELEKFRLRNKKSGSVGRAFPLAPGVMNKNFTMEGSMHNDVSAGVEQGLKSTGENSAMTEGIPSLTHPSLISRGADMMEELKRPVTNGTSAANGSSRLSGTNRTTSGSTEQKPISPPRTPISHSSASSPSCTAGHADGAAPHPRHGQFILPSPHPSQASELYYQETHPTYDTAHYPPTCSYYPSTLHPPHKPCMARFLRSSNVPESSLPPSMGPPSSSYLNDPQTPHMPSSSSSGYPPHPPRDRMGAAAFHPHPGQPQYGPLGPAHGVYAPLYDSRRVWRPQLYHREDARSNSLPPEVLHSSVYQPPLRERFNSLDSNYCSGAEHRPGLHRDYGRVPLGYEDLFRRKQEQWASHHHHHNASRPSQSSPIFTIDFQTESVESSGGQCAGCRFRGEESLAHYSPWSCGTIGPCLSPFEPETHTHTSAHSCSERPVRPLTHLQAGDNAHASRDKLFFKLRYTQELDSNESGGGGNSGKRWLHSLDHYRRLKDEDPIIPFSEGPIISKWGAISRASRTGYHTTDPVQATACQGSASTTPINFKDYNSHLDHRDYRWSSRGSDSSSHSSFPESEHLCGSELHGRRTSISSGEKIVSDLQAHRTAFSQNRERAESEPDPDRDIELELRALDMEDSDHQDIKSQDSLDLATPQSQDASHLLPPPCSSPLLQSPAEEHPQTEGLMTEKMDAHLLKKMAFRKSLSPGGLVSGGLGIGKLVLRAGPPRLGDASTRACPETPEMLLNGS, encoded by the exons ATGCCAGTGCAGGCGGCCCAGTGGACAGAATTTTTGTCCTGTCCCATCTGCTACAATGAGTTTGACAGCAGCGGCCACCAGCCCATCAGTCTGGGATGCTCCCACACGGTGTGTAAGACCTGCCTCCACAAACTGCACCGCAAGGCCTGTCCCTTTGATCAGACGCCGATCAGCACCGACATCGACCTGCTGCCGGTCAACTGCGCCCTGTTGCAGCTGGTCGGGGCTGAG GTCCCAGGTGTTCAGCCGGTTAGCCTGAGCAGTGCAGCGGAGGTTGAGCACTACGAGGTCTGCCGGGTTTGTGTAGAAGAGCTGGCTCTCTACCTGAAACCTATCAGCGGCGCAAAAG GCGTAGCGAACCTGAGTCCAAGCGTGCTCAGCCGGCCCATGCAGAGGAAGCTGGTGACGCTGGTAAACTGCCAGCTGGTGGAGGAAGAGGGACGTGTTCGGGCGGTGCGGGCATGCCGGTCTCTGGGGGAACGCACAGTAACTGAGCTCATCTTGCAGCACCAAAACCCCCAGCAGCTCTCTGCGAACCTCTGGGCGGCGGTGAGGGCGCGCGGCTGCCAGTTTCTGGGACCTG CTATGCAAGAAGATGCACTGAAGCTGGTTCTGCTTGCTCTGGAGGACGGTTCAGCTTTGTCCAGGAAGgtgttggttttgtttgttgtcCAGAAGCTCGAGGCCCGGTTCCCCCAGGCCTCTAAAACCAGCATTGGGCATGTGGTGCAGCTGCTGTACAGGGCCTCCTGCTTCAAG GTGACGAAGCGTGATGAAGACTCCTCTCTGATGCAGCTGAAGGAGGAGTTTCGTACGTACGAGGCTCTGAGGAGAGAACACGATGCTCAGATCGTCCACATCGCCATGGAAGCGGGCCTTCGAATCTCACCTGAGCAGTGGTCCTCTCTGTTGTATGGAGACCTGGTCCACAAGTCGCATATGCAGTCCATCATTGACAAG TTGCAGTCTCCCGAATCATTTGCAAAGAGCGTTCAGGAGCTGACAATCGTTCTGCAGAGGACAGGAGACCCCGCCAACCTCACAAGCCTTAGACCACACCTAGAGCTCCTGGCCAACATAGACCACAACCCAG ATGCTCCCACACCGTCATGGGAAGAGCTGGAAAATGTCATGCTGGCTGTAAAGCAGGTGGTTCACGGACTGGTGGAATTCATTCAAAACTTTAGCAAGAAGAGCCACGACACTCCGCAG CCTCAGGCCAACAGCAAGTATAAAACCAGCATGTGCCGAGATCTTCGTCAGCAGGGTGGGTGTCCGCGAGGAACCAACTGTACATTTGCACACACGCAAGATGAGCTGGAAAA ATTCAGACTGAGGAACAAGAAGAGCGGCAGCGTGGGTCGTGCCTTCCCTCTAGCCCCGGGTGTCATGAATAAAAACTTCACCATGGAGGGCAGTATGCACAATGATGTGTCTGCAGGAGTGGAGCAGGGTCTCAAAAGCACAGGAGAGAACTCAGCCATGACAGAAGGAATCCCCAGCCTGACTCACCCATCGCTGATCTCTAGAGGGGCAGACATGATGGAGGAACTGAAGAGACCTGTGACAAATGGAACCAGTGCGGCTAATGGGTCCAGCAGGCTGTCTGGCACTAACAGGACTACATCAGGGTCAACAGAGCA GAAGCCCATCTCTCCTCCCAGGACTCCAATCAGCCACTCATCAGCGTCGTCTCCCTCGTGCACAGCTGGCCACGCTGATGGTGCTGCTCCCCACCCTAGACACGGTCAGTTCATTTTGCCCTCACCACATCCCTCTCAGGCGTCAGAGCTGTACTACCAGGAGACCCACCCTACGTACGACACGGCCCACTATCCACCAACCT GTTCCTACTATCCATCTACTCTTCATCCCCCTCACAAACCTTGTATGGCTCGCTTCCTCCGATCCTCCAACGTCCCAGAATCCTCTCTACCGCCTTCCATGGGCCCTCCGTCGTCTTCTTACCTTAACGACCCTCAGACTCCACACATGCCCTCTTCCTCTTCGTCGGGGTACCCGCCTCACCCGCCAAGAGATCGGATGGGAGCTGCTGCCTTCCATCCTCACCCGGGGCAGCCTCAGTATGGGCCCTTGGGTCCTGCTCATGGTGTTTACGCTCCCCTCTATGACAGCAGGAGAGTTTGGAGGCCTCAG CTGTACCACAGAGAGGATGCCAGGAGTAACTCACTGCCTCCAGAGGTGCTGCATTCCTCTGTCTACCAGCCTCCACTCAGGGAGAGATTCAACTCTCTAGATAGCAACTACTGTTCAGGAGCTGAACACCGTCCAGGGCTACACAGG GACTATGGACGTGTTCCTCTCGGCTACGAGGATCTGTTCAGAAGGAAGCAGGAACAGTGGGCTagtcatcatcaccatcacaatGCCAGCAGGCCCTCCCAGTCTTCCCCCATCTTCACCATAGACTTTCAAACAGAG TCTGTGGAAAGCAGCGGAGGTCAGTGTGCGGGGTGCAGGTTCAGAGGTGAGGAAAGCTTGGCGCACTACTCTCCGTGGTCCTGCGGTACCATCGGGCCGTGCCTCAGCCCCTTCGAGCCTGAAACTCACACCCACACCTCGGCTCACTCCTGCTCGGAGCGCCCGGTGAGACCCCTCACACACCTGCAAGCAGGCGATAACGCTCACGCATCCAGAgacaaattgttttttaaacttcGATACACGCAGGAGTTGGACAGTAACGAAAGTGGAGGTGGTGGCAATAGTGGGAAACGGTGGCTGCATTCGTTGGATCACTACCGGCGCTTAAAAGATGAGGACCCAATCATTCCCTTTAGTGAGGGGCCCATTATCTCGAAGTGGGGTGCCATCTCAAGGGCATCTCGCACGGGCTACCACACCACTGACCCTGTCCAAGCCACAGCCTGCCAGGGCAGCGCCAGCACCACACCCATCAACTTTAAAG ATTACAACTCCCACCTGGATCACAGGGACTACAGGTGGAGTTCCAGAGGATCAGACTCTTCGAGCCACTCCAGTTTCCCTGAGAG TGAGCACCTTTGTGGATCAGAGCTGCACGGTCGTCGAACTTCAATAAGCAGTGGAGAAAAAATTGTGTCTGATCTGCAAGCTCATCGGACCGCCTTCAGCCAGAATCGGGAGCGGGCCGAGAGTGAGCCAGACCCAGATCGAGACATCGAGCTTGAACTGCGCGCTCTGGACATGGAGGATTCAGACCACCAGGATATCAAGTCTCAG GACTCTTTAGATCTGGCCACCCCACAGTCTCAGGATGCCTCCCACCTCCTCCCGCCTCCCTGCTCATCTCCCCTCCTCCAATCCCCTGCAGAGGAGCACCCCCAAACAGAGGGTCTCATGACAGAAAAGATGGATGCCCACCTACTGAAAAAGATGGCCTTTAG GAAATCTCTGTCTCCAGGAGGGCTGGTCTCTGGAGGCCTTGGCATCGGGAAGCTGGTGCTGCGGGCCGGACCTCCTCGACTCGGCGATGCCTCCACCAGGGCTTGTCCTGAAACACCTGAAATGCTGCTCAATGGAAGCTAA
- the rc3h2 gene encoding roquin-2 isoform X3 — MPVQAAQWTEFLSCPICYNEFDSSGHQPISLGCSHTVCKTCLHKLHRKACPFDQTPISTDIDLLPVNCALLQLVGAEVPGVQPVSLSSAAEVEHYEVCRVCVEELALYLKPISGAKGVANLSPSVLSRPMQRKLVTLVNCQLVEEEGRVRAVRACRSLGERTVTELILQHQNPQQLSANLWAAVRARGCQFLGPAMQEDALKLVLLALEDGSALSRKVLVLFVVQKLEARFPQASKTSIGHVVQLLYRASCFKVTKRDEDSSLMQLKEEFRTYEALRREHDAQIVHIAMEAGLRISPEQWSSLLYGDLVHKSHMQSIIDKLQSPESFAKSVQELTIVLQRTGDPANLTSLRPHLELLANIDHNPDAPTPSWEELENVMLAVKQVVHGLVEFIQNFSKKSHDTPQPQANSKYKTSMCRDLRQQGGCPRGTNCTFAHTQDELEKFRLRNKKSGSVGRAFPLAPGVMNKNFTMEGSMHNDVSAGVEQGLKSTGENSAMTEGIPSLTHPSLISRGADMMEELKRPVTNGTSAANGSSRLSGTNRTTSGSTEQKPISPPRTPISHSSASSPSCTAGHADGAAPHPRHGQFILPSPHPSQASELYYQETHPTYDTAHYPPTSGSYYPSTLHPPHKPCMARFLRSSNVPESSLPPSMGPPSSSYLNDPQTPHMPSSSSSGYPPHPPRDRMGAAAFHPHPGQPQYGPLGPAHGVYAPLYDSRRVWRPQLYHREDARSNSLPPEVLHSSVYQPPLRERFNSLDSNYCSGAEHRPGLHRDYGRVPLGYEDLFRRKQEQWASHHHHHNASRPSQSSPIFTIDFQTESVESSGGQCAGCRFRGEESLAHYSPWSCGTIGPCLSPFEPETHTHTSAHSCSERPELDSNESGGGGNSGKRWLHSLDHYRRLKDEDPIIPFSEGPIISKWGAISRASRTGYHTTDPVQATACQGSASTTPINFKDYNSHLDHRDYRWSSRGSDSSSHSSFPESEHLCGSELHGRRTSISSGEKIVSDLQAHRTAFSQNRERAESEPDPDRDIELELRALDMEDSDHQDIKSQDSLDLATPQSQDASHLLPPPCSSPLLQSPAEEHPQTEGLMTEKMDAHLLKKMAFRKSLSPGGLVSGGLGIGKLVLRAGPPRLGDASTRACPETPEMLLNGS, encoded by the exons ATGCCAGTGCAGGCGGCCCAGTGGACAGAATTTTTGTCCTGTCCCATCTGCTACAATGAGTTTGACAGCAGCGGCCACCAGCCCATCAGTCTGGGATGCTCCCACACGGTGTGTAAGACCTGCCTCCACAAACTGCACCGCAAGGCCTGTCCCTTTGATCAGACGCCGATCAGCACCGACATCGACCTGCTGCCGGTCAACTGCGCCCTGTTGCAGCTGGTCGGGGCTGAG GTCCCAGGTGTTCAGCCGGTTAGCCTGAGCAGTGCAGCGGAGGTTGAGCACTACGAGGTCTGCCGGGTTTGTGTAGAAGAGCTGGCTCTCTACCTGAAACCTATCAGCGGCGCAAAAG GCGTAGCGAACCTGAGTCCAAGCGTGCTCAGCCGGCCCATGCAGAGGAAGCTGGTGACGCTGGTAAACTGCCAGCTGGTGGAGGAAGAGGGACGTGTTCGGGCGGTGCGGGCATGCCGGTCTCTGGGGGAACGCACAGTAACTGAGCTCATCTTGCAGCACCAAAACCCCCAGCAGCTCTCTGCGAACCTCTGGGCGGCGGTGAGGGCGCGCGGCTGCCAGTTTCTGGGACCTG CTATGCAAGAAGATGCACTGAAGCTGGTTCTGCTTGCTCTGGAGGACGGTTCAGCTTTGTCCAGGAAGgtgttggttttgtttgttgtcCAGAAGCTCGAGGCCCGGTTCCCCCAGGCCTCTAAAACCAGCATTGGGCATGTGGTGCAGCTGCTGTACAGGGCCTCCTGCTTCAAG GTGACGAAGCGTGATGAAGACTCCTCTCTGATGCAGCTGAAGGAGGAGTTTCGTACGTACGAGGCTCTGAGGAGAGAACACGATGCTCAGATCGTCCACATCGCCATGGAAGCGGGCCTTCGAATCTCACCTGAGCAGTGGTCCTCTCTGTTGTATGGAGACCTGGTCCACAAGTCGCATATGCAGTCCATCATTGACAAG TTGCAGTCTCCCGAATCATTTGCAAAGAGCGTTCAGGAGCTGACAATCGTTCTGCAGAGGACAGGAGACCCCGCCAACCTCACAAGCCTTAGACCACACCTAGAGCTCCTGGCCAACATAGACCACAACCCAG ATGCTCCCACACCGTCATGGGAAGAGCTGGAAAATGTCATGCTGGCTGTAAAGCAGGTGGTTCACGGACTGGTGGAATTCATTCAAAACTTTAGCAAGAAGAGCCACGACACTCCGCAG CCTCAGGCCAACAGCAAGTATAAAACCAGCATGTGCCGAGATCTTCGTCAGCAGGGTGGGTGTCCGCGAGGAACCAACTGTACATTTGCACACACGCAAGATGAGCTGGAAAA ATTCAGACTGAGGAACAAGAAGAGCGGCAGCGTGGGTCGTGCCTTCCCTCTAGCCCCGGGTGTCATGAATAAAAACTTCACCATGGAGGGCAGTATGCACAATGATGTGTCTGCAGGAGTGGAGCAGGGTCTCAAAAGCACAGGAGAGAACTCAGCCATGACAGAAGGAATCCCCAGCCTGACTCACCCATCGCTGATCTCTAGAGGGGCAGACATGATGGAGGAACTGAAGAGACCTGTGACAAATGGAACCAGTGCGGCTAATGGGTCCAGCAGGCTGTCTGGCACTAACAGGACTACATCAGGGTCAACAGAGCA GAAGCCCATCTCTCCTCCCAGGACTCCAATCAGCCACTCATCAGCGTCGTCTCCCTCGTGCACAGCTGGCCACGCTGATGGTGCTGCTCCCCACCCTAGACACGGTCAGTTCATTTTGCCCTCACCACATCCCTCTCAGGCGTCAGAGCTGTACTACCAGGAGACCCACCCTACGTACGACACGGCCCACTATCCACCAACCT CAGGTTCCTACTATCCATCTACTCTTCATCCCCCTCACAAACCTTGTATGGCTCGCTTCCTCCGATCCTCCAACGTCCCAGAATCCTCTCTACCGCCTTCCATGGGCCCTCCGTCGTCTTCTTACCTTAACGACCCTCAGACTCCACACATGCCCTCTTCCTCTTCGTCGGGGTACCCGCCTCACCCGCCAAGAGATCGGATGGGAGCTGCTGCCTTCCATCCTCACCCGGGGCAGCCTCAGTATGGGCCCTTGGGTCCTGCTCATGGTGTTTACGCTCCCCTCTATGACAGCAGGAGAGTTTGGAGGCCTCAG CTGTACCACAGAGAGGATGCCAGGAGTAACTCACTGCCTCCAGAGGTGCTGCATTCCTCTGTCTACCAGCCTCCACTCAGGGAGAGATTCAACTCTCTAGATAGCAACTACTGTTCAGGAGCTGAACACCGTCCAGGGCTACACAGG GACTATGGACGTGTTCCTCTCGGCTACGAGGATCTGTTCAGAAGGAAGCAGGAACAGTGGGCTagtcatcatcaccatcacaatGCCAGCAGGCCCTCCCAGTCTTCCCCCATCTTCACCATAGACTTTCAAACAGAG TCTGTGGAAAGCAGCGGAGGTCAGTGTGCGGGGTGCAGGTTCAGAGGTGAGGAAAGCTTGGCGCACTACTCTCCGTGGTCCTGCGGTACCATCGGGCCGTGCCTCAGCCCCTTCGAGCCTGAAACTCACACCCACACCTCGGCTCACTCCTGCTCGGAGCGCCCG GAGTTGGACAGTAACGAAAGTGGAGGTGGTGGCAATAGTGGGAAACGGTGGCTGCATTCGTTGGATCACTACCGGCGCTTAAAAGATGAGGACCCAATCATTCCCTTTAGTGAGGGGCCCATTATCTCGAAGTGGGGTGCCATCTCAAGGGCATCTCGCACGGGCTACCACACCACTGACCCTGTCCAAGCCACAGCCTGCCAGGGCAGCGCCAGCACCACACCCATCAACTTTAAAG ATTACAACTCCCACCTGGATCACAGGGACTACAGGTGGAGTTCCAGAGGATCAGACTCTTCGAGCCACTCCAGTTTCCCTGAGAG TGAGCACCTTTGTGGATCAGAGCTGCACGGTCGTCGAACTTCAATAAGCAGTGGAGAAAAAATTGTGTCTGATCTGCAAGCTCATCGGACCGCCTTCAGCCAGAATCGGGAGCGGGCCGAGAGTGAGCCAGACCCAGATCGAGACATCGAGCTTGAACTGCGCGCTCTGGACATGGAGGATTCAGACCACCAGGATATCAAGTCTCAG GACTCTTTAGATCTGGCCACCCCACAGTCTCAGGATGCCTCCCACCTCCTCCCGCCTCCCTGCTCATCTCCCCTCCTCCAATCCCCTGCAGAGGAGCACCCCCAAACAGAGGGTCTCATGACAGAAAAGATGGATGCCCACCTACTGAAAAAGATGGCCTTTAG GAAATCTCTGTCTCCAGGAGGGCTGGTCTCTGGAGGCCTTGGCATCGGGAAGCTGGTGCTGCGGGCCGGACCTCCTCGACTCGGCGATGCCTCCACCAGGGCTTGTCCTGAAACACCTGAAATGCTGCTCAATGGAAGCTAA